In Phaseolus vulgaris cultivar G19833 chromosome 10, P. vulgaris v2.0, whole genome shotgun sequence, a single genomic region encodes these proteins:
- the LOC137819025 gene encoding uncharacterized protein, whose translation MQHDEVIWQVIRHNHCSFLAKITTGNFCRNPYNVTGVCNRSSCPLANSRYATIRDDNGVFYLYMKTIERAHMPKDLWERVKLPRNYEKALEVIDKHLMYWPKLLIHKIKQRLTKMTQMRIRMRKLALKTREKIMTTPRKEKKRESRREEKAEKAALLEKSIEKELLERLQKGVYQQSDIYNYPLEEYNKVLDMENLQLDDEEEPEVEYVEGYDELEEEEDIEDFGGFATHRSPARSTDDEEDDEEEDDEAVDQSRAKRKMILASKKLEKNGLDSKSKKTRVLVEVEQEDADERQRVVQ comes from the exons ATGCAGCACGACGAGGTCATATGGCAAGTTATCAGGCACAACCATTGCAGTTTCTTGGCCAA aaTTACGACGGGGAATTTTTGTAGAAACCCTTACAACGTTACTGGGGTTTGTAACAGAAGTTCGTGCCCTTTGGCTAATAGTCGCTATGCTACTATTCGAGATGACAATG GAGTGTTTTATCTTTACATGAAAACTATAGAACGAGCTCACATGCCGAAAGATTTGTGGGAAAGAGTAAAGCTGCCGAGGAATTATGAGAAGGCACTTGAAGTCATAGACAAACATCTG ATGTATTGGCCCAAGCTTCTTATACACAAGATAAAGCAACGATTGACTAAAATGACCCAAATGCGGATACGTATGAGAAAACTTGCTTTGAAGACGAG GGAGAAAATAATGACAACTCcaaggaaagagaaaaagagagagtCTCGAAGAGAAGAGAAGGCTGAAAAAGCAGCTCTGTTAGAAAAG TCTATTGAAAAAGAGCTTTTAGAACGCCTTCAAAAAGGAGTTTATCAACAAAGTGATATATACAATTATCCGCTTGAAGAGTACAATAAAGTTCTTGATATGGAGAATCTTCAACTTGATGATGAAGAG GAACCAGAGGTAGAATATGTAGAAGGATATGATGAActtgaagaggaagaagatatTGAGGATTTTGGTGGTTTTGCAACTCATAGGTCACCGG CCAGAAGCACTGATGATGAAGAGGATGATGAAGAGGAAGATGATGAAGCAGTTGATCAGAGTAGAGCAAAAAGGAAAATGATTTTAGCTTCCAAGAAACTTGAGAAGAACGGCCTTGATTCTAAATCAAAGAAGACAAGGGTCCTTGTTGAG GTTGAGCAAGAGGATGCTGATGAAAGACAGAGGGTGGTACAATAG